A window from Hemibagrus wyckioides isolate EC202008001 linkage group LG17, SWU_Hwy_1.0, whole genome shotgun sequence encodes these proteins:
- the zgc:114130 gene encoding mRNA decay activator protein ZFP36, giving the protein MPSYAFNQFIDRDDILCKQLLKLDLGDPQKMPAPPSSAVGYQKPRSITSSHWAQTKETSLPSQWNKIGFWSERAVSMVEGETGGLGWACDKPGSVLSSELFSSSTSSVSSGSTSSRYKTELCRTFTERGTCKYGSKCQFAHGAEELRGINRHPKYKTEPCRTFHSIGFCPYGIRCHFVHNNDDDAHPRSQQPSLPMSTQRPPLLKQSFSFAGFPSNPTLLDPTFSQSSFLGVSSASPPSSGTVSDLLAMAFPEFLPSHDSGCCSSETTPTTSPSQMAPGVPDQTFSASLGTRSLSLTSLSDHEGRCSSSASSLSGSDLSSALDSAAKRLPIFSQLSVPDGFCTEGSSSFFL; this is encoded by the exons ATGCCATCTTACGCCTTCAATCAGTTTATTGACCGAGATGACATCCTGTGCAAG CAACTGTTAAAACTAGACTTGGGTGATCCACAAAAGATGCCTGCACCTCCATCATCTGCTGTTGGATATCAAAAGCCCAGATCAATAACTTCTAGCCACTGGGCACAAACCAAAGAAACCTCTTTGCCATCGCAATGGAATAAGATAGGCTTTTGGTCAGAACGTGCGGTCAGTATGGTGGAGGGGGAGACCGGAGGTCTGGGCTGGGCATGTGACAAGCCGGGGTCTGTGTTAAGCTCTGAGTTGTTCTCCAGCTCCACGTCCTCTGTGTCTTCCGGCTCCACTTCTTCACGCTACAAGACTGAACTATGTCGCACCTTTACAGAAAGAGGCACCTGCAAATACGGGAGCAAGTGCCAGTTCGCCCACGGAGCCGAGGAGCTACGCGGCATCAACCGCCACCCCAAGTACAAGACTGAACCGTGTCGCACTTTCCATTCCATCGGCTTCTGTCCATATGGCATCCGCTGCCACTTTGTGCACAACAACGATGACGATGCCCACCCTCGCTCTCAACAGCCCTCTCTTCCTATGAGCACACAGCGCCCACCTCTTCTAAAACAGAGCTTTAGCTTTGCTGGATTTCCTTCTAACCCCACACTGCTCGATCCTACCTTTTCTCAGTCGTCCTTCCTTGGCGTGTCATCTGCCTCACCACCTTCCTCAGGCACCGTCTCTGACCTCCTAGCCATGGCGTTCCCCGAGTTCCTGCCGTCACACGACTCTGGCTGCTGTAGCAGCGAGACTACACCTACCACCTCACCCTCCCAGATGGCACCGGGGGTACCTGACCAGACCTTCAGCGCCTCGTTGGGCACACGGAGTCTGTCACTCACCTCGCTTTCCGACCACGAGGGACGCTGCAGCAGCTCAGCCAGCAGCTTGAGCGGCTCTGACCTGTCTTCAGCTCTGGACAGTGCTGCCAAGAGGCTGCCCATCTTCAGCCAGCTGTCTGTCCCTGATGGCTTCTGCACTGAAGGCAGCTCCAGTTTCTTCCTTTAG